TCTTACCGGTCTTGGACGACTTTGAACGCGCATTAAAGGAAATTGAAAAAAGCGAAGACGACGGCCTGTATAAAGGCGTTGCCCTTATAAATAACAAATTGCGCGAAACCTTAAAGTCTAAGGGGCTAAGTTTAATGGAAGTAAAACAAGGCGATGTTTTTGATTCGGAATCGCACGAAGCTGTTACCCAAATACCGGCACCGGACAAGAAATTAAAAGGAAAAGTGATTGATGTGGTTGAAAAGGGATACACCCTTGGCGATAAAATAATTCGATATCCAAAAGTGGTTATAGGACAATAATATGAAGGAAGATTATTACGAAATTTTAGAAATCTCAAAGTCCGCCACGGCAGCGGAAATTAAAAAAGCGTACCGAAAGAAGGCAATTCAGTACCATCCCGATAAAAATCCGGGCGATGCTGAAGCCGAGGCAATGTTTAAAAAATCTGCGGAAGCGTACGAAATATTAAGCGACCCCAATAAACGTTCGCGCTACGATCAATTTGGCCACCGAGCCTTTGATGGCAGTGGTGGTTTTGGCGGAGGTGGTATGAATATGGAAGACATATTCAGCCAGTTTGGCGATATTTTTGGCGGTGGTTTTGGTGGTGGCTTCGGCGGTTTTGGCGGTGGTGGTCGCAGAACCGTAAAAGGAAGCAATTTGCGAATACGCGTACAACTTACTTTGGAAGAAATAGCCAATGGCGTTGAAAAAAAGATAAAAGTAAAACGCAAAAAACTGGCCAAAGGCACAACCTATAAAACTTGTGCTACTTGTAATGGGCAAGGGCAGGTTACGCGAATTCAAAACACAATTTTAGGGCGCATGCAAACTTCTGCTACGTGTAGTGCGTGTGGTGGTACAGGCCAAATAGTAGATTCTAAACCAGCAAACGCCGATGCTGACGGTATGTTGGTAACCGAAGAAACTGTATCTATTAAAATTCCGGCCGGTGTTGTGGATGGAATGCAGTTAAAAGTATCTGGAAAAGGAAACGATGCTCCAGGCAACGGAATTTCTGGCGATCTTTTGGTTGCAATTGAAGAAAAACCGCACGATACATTACAGCGTGAGGGCGATAATCTTCACTACGATTTATATATAAGT
This region of Aequorivita marisscotiae genomic DNA includes:
- a CDS encoding nucleotide exchange factor GrpE, coding for MSKEDNLKETQHDAEIGFDEQELNSQEIAEEKVTDALTELQEEFQREKDRYLRLFAEFENFKKRTARERIDMFKTAGEDVINSLLPVLDDFERALKEIEKSEDDGLYKGVALINNKLRETLKSKGLSLMEVKQGDVFDSESHEAVTQIPAPDKKLKGKVIDVVEKGYTLGDKIIRYPKVVIGQ
- the dnaJ gene encoding molecular chaperone DnaJ, with protein sequence MKEDYYEILEISKSATAAEIKKAYRKKAIQYHPDKNPGDAEAEAMFKKSAEAYEILSDPNKRSRYDQFGHRAFDGSGGFGGGGMNMEDIFSQFGDIFGGGFGGGFGGFGGGGRRTVKGSNLRIRVQLTLEEIANGVEKKIKVKRKKLAKGTTYKTCATCNGQGQVTRIQNTILGRMQTSATCSACGGTGQIVDSKPANADADGMLVTEETVSIKIPAGVVDGMQLKVSGKGNDAPGNGISGDLLVAIEEKPHDTLQREGDNLHYDLYISFSEAALGTSKEIETVTGKVRIKIDNGAQSGKILRLRNKGIPSINGYGTGDLLVHVNVWTPKSLSKEQKEFFEKMSSDEHFQPKPEKEDKSFFEKVKDMFS